A window from Photobacterium sp. DA100 encodes these proteins:
- a CDS encoding NUDIX domain-containing protein, translating to MTTQKIPVNTSIVSGVALSEIDGEMKMLLMKRVKGGYWCHVAGSIEGEEKGWQAILREFYEETQISVTELYNAQYLEQFFEANINVLQIIPVFAVLCPPNQPVTLNEEHTEYRWVSLEEAKALVPFPGQRQVYDHVWAHFVDNRPSEHMKVTIN from the coding sequence GTGACAACCCAAAAAATTCCAGTGAATACCTCTATTGTTTCGGGCGTTGCTTTATCTGAAATTGATGGCGAGATGAAAATGCTGCTGATGAAGCGGGTAAAGGGCGGATACTGGTGCCATGTAGCCGGCTCTATCGAAGGGGAGGAAAAGGGGTGGCAGGCGATACTCCGGGAGTTTTATGAAGAAACACAAATCTCGGTAACTGAACTCTATAATGCCCAGTATTTAGAACAGTTCTTTGAGGCCAATATCAACGTATTGCAGATCATTCCGGTCTTTGCTGTGTTATGTCCTCCCAATCAACCGGTGACCTTGAATGAGGAGCATACCGAGTATCGCTGGGTGAGTCTTGAAGAAGCCAAAGCGCTGGTGCCGTTCCCCGGCCAACGCCAGGTATATGATCATGTTTGGGCACATTTTGTAGATAATCGCCCTTCCGAGCATATGAAAGTTACTATTAACTAA
- a CDS encoding mechanosensitive ion channel family protein, whose amino-acid sequence MPEKLLPIIDFFLEHKILLSVVIIALVLMFRRLVLKQIRGDVAFVSEHQRKWMSRTKNGTFTLMVVVVFMLWQSEISEFALSVTAIAVAIVVASKEIILCFTGSIQRASARSFRIGDWIEVGSLCGEVIEHNLMATVIQEIDLHHGQYHFTGKTATLPNSMFFTYPVKNLNFMKRYVYHSFNITVKEFVNLYVIVPEIIEQIEGHCDEFIDVARRYNGVIEKHAGVDLPGPDPHVHITTTATGEQVVHIMLFCPTEMATHLEQLIREDFMQIYQETFGKNALREERNPRVSYM is encoded by the coding sequence ATGCCAGAGAAGTTGTTACCGATTATTGATTTTTTTCTAGAACATAAAATACTGCTAAGTGTTGTTATTATTGCATTGGTTCTGATGTTCAGAAGGCTAGTGTTAAAGCAAATTCGCGGGGATGTCGCGTTTGTTTCTGAGCACCAGCGCAAGTGGATGTCACGGACCAAAAACGGTACCTTCACCTTGATGGTGGTGGTGGTGTTTATGCTGTGGCAATCCGAAATTAGCGAGTTTGCTTTGTCAGTTACCGCCATTGCCGTTGCGATAGTTGTTGCTTCCAAAGAGATCATTCTTTGTTTTACAGGGTCAATTCAACGGGCCAGTGCACGTTCGTTTAGAATAGGCGATTGGATCGAGGTGGGTTCGTTATGCGGAGAAGTGATCGAGCATAATTTGATGGCGACAGTGATCCAGGAGATCGATCTTCATCACGGTCAATACCACTTCACGGGGAAAACGGCGACATTGCCAAATAGCATGTTTTTTACCTATCCGGTGAAAAACCTCAATTTTATGAAACGCTACGTTTACCATAGCTTCAATATTACGGTAAAAGAGTTCGTTAATCTTTATGTGATTGTGCCAGAGATCATCGAACAGATCGAAGGACACTGTGACGAATTCATCGATGTGGCAAGGCGCTATAACGGGGTGATCGAAAAGCACGCAGGCGTTGATTTGCCAGGTCCTGATCCGCATGTCCATATCACGACAACCGCAACCGGTGAGCAGGTGGTACATATCATGCTATTTTGCCCGACGGAAATGGCCACGCACCTTGAACAGCTGATACGCGAAGACTTTATGCAGATCTACCAAGAAACCTTTGGTAAAAATGCCCTTCGCGAAGAGCGCAACCCTCGGGTGAGTTATATGTAA
- a CDS encoding HAD family hydrolase has translation MAKVYLFDWGDTLMVDFPQYQGKMCDWPEVKAVPGAREALHRLSAKYPIYVATNADDSSVDDIKQAFKRAGLAKFISGYFCKVNMGIAKGTPDYFQRIVLALDVEPFEITMVGDTLEKDIQPAMAAGLQAIWYQPDFTLKGERQYQQIRHLEELV, from the coding sequence ATGGCGAAAGTCTATTTATTTGATTGGGGAGACACCTTGATGGTCGACTTCCCTCAGTACCAAGGAAAAATGTGTGACTGGCCCGAAGTGAAGGCGGTACCGGGAGCGCGGGAAGCCCTTCACCGTTTGTCGGCGAAATACCCAATCTATGTTGCAACCAACGCCGATGACTCGTCAGTTGATGATATTAAACAGGCTTTCAAACGAGCAGGGCTAGCGAAGTTTATCAGTGGCTATTTTTGTAAAGTCAATATGGGGATCGCCAAAGGTACGCCAGACTACTTTCAGCGCATAGTTTTGGCGCTGGATGTCGAGCCTTTTGAGATCACTATGGTCGGCGATACGTTGGAAAAGGACATTCAGCCGGCTATGGCGGCAGGATTGCAGGCAATTTGGTATCAGCCGGATTTTACGCTAAAGGGCGAAAGGCAATATCAACAAATTAGGCATTTGGAAGAGCTGGTATAG
- a CDS encoding DNA-directed RNA polymerase subunit alpha C-terminal domain-containing protein has product MGFWDLFKKKKAEEKDVYLDINTEYLTERVNRLTTIINESLNICEKTDNLDTKKSRVNLAKEKLDELKGLCSKYDNISLGSLDETELLIAKYQKEVGHRLSSEYHSLITGFEFHPTLKISTPLWILEKSGETFEGELGDCPQYGDESQGIWSVKLDSQFDFLDKGATAASDAGQVDSEQYLIYAKSFREIIEGDLSYVEKINAINNLPSLSKSHNLIHSKVVGYYGSIDRLYDYAFLNPKEKIEYFYNKIGYIHLINGINKTSIDDLKSHGVNTISQLSEMKDEELLAIKGIGKVSLNKIRISINGD; this is encoded by the coding sequence ATGGGATTTTGGGATTTATTCAAGAAAAAAAAGGCTGAAGAAAAAGATGTTTACCTTGATATCAATACTGAATATTTGACAGAGAGAGTAAACAGGTTAACAACGATAATTAATGAATCATTAAACATTTGCGAAAAAACTGATAATTTAGATACTAAAAAGTCTAGAGTTAATTTAGCAAAAGAAAAGTTAGATGAATTAAAGGGGTTATGCTCTAAATATGACAATATTTCTCTTGGTTCTTTAGATGAGACTGAATTATTAATTGCAAAATATCAAAAAGAGGTTGGGCATCGACTAAGTTCTGAATACCACTCTTTGATAACTGGATTTGAATTTCATCCAACCTTAAAAATAAGTACACCTCTTTGGATTCTAGAAAAAAGCGGGGAGACTTTTGAGGGGGAGTTGGGAGATTGCCCACAATATGGAGATGAATCGCAAGGTATTTGGAGCGTAAAACTAGATAGCCAATTCGATTTTCTTGATAAAGGTGCGACAGCTGCTTCTGATGCGGGACAGGTAGATTCTGAACAGTATCTGATATATGCAAAAAGCTTCAGGGAGATAATCGAAGGTGATTTGTCTTATGTGGAGAAAATTAATGCTATAAATAATTTACCAAGTTTATCTAAAAGCCATAATTTAATTCATAGTAAGGTTGTTGGGTATTATGGAAGCATTGATAGACTGTATGATTATGCCTTTTTAAACCCTAAAGAAAAAATTGAGTACTTTTATAATAAGATCGGATACATACATTTGATTAATGGTATAAATAAAACATCAATAGATGATTTGAAATCTCATGGTGTAAATACTATTAGTCAGTTAAGTGAAATGAAAGATGAAGAACTCTTAGCAATCAAAGGGATTGGTAAAGTTTCACTTAATAAAATTAGAATTTCGATAAACGGAGATTAA
- a CDS encoding GNAT family N-acetyltransferase: MASRLETERLILRQWKREDYPDYARLNADPTVMMYFPAVLSRQESEAQAARITQLIAENGWGFWAAELKATGQFIGFVGLHRQDELSGIPNAPFIEIGWRLAKEYWGKGYAPEAARRALQFAFEQLSAPSIYAFTALPNTPSQRVMDKIGMTNIGQDFDHPKLPVGHHLRRHCLYQVTRETWLGRLKPRSP; the protein is encoded by the coding sequence ATGGCAAGTAGGTTAGAAACAGAGAGGTTAATACTGCGTCAGTGGAAGCGGGAGGATTATCCAGACTACGCCAGACTGAATGCTGACCCCACGGTTATGATGTATTTCCCCGCGGTGTTGTCCCGGCAGGAAAGTGAAGCCCAAGCGGCACGGATCACTCAGCTGATCGCGGAAAATGGCTGGGGGTTCTGGGCGGCAGAGCTAAAGGCGACAGGGCAATTTATCGGCTTTGTGGGCTTACACCGCCAAGATGAGTTGTCAGGGATCCCCAATGCACCATTTATCGAAATTGGTTGGCGGCTTGCCAAAGAATACTGGGGTAAGGGTTATGCTCCCGAGGCTGCTCGTCGAGCATTGCAATTTGCTTTTGAACAGCTGTCAGCGCCAAGCATCTACGCATTTACTGCTTTGCCCAATACCCCCTCGCAACGGGTGATGGACAAAATCGGTATGACGAATATCGGACAAGACTTTGACCACCCCAAGTTACCAGTCGGGCATCATCTCAGGCGCCACTGCCTTTATCAGGTAACCCGAGAGACTTGGTTAGGAAGACTAAAGCCGCGCAGCCCTTGA
- a CDS encoding VOC family protein, with protein MKQSIVHIALVVKDYDEAIEFYVNKLKFELIEDTYQPEQDKRWVVVSPPNSNGVTLLLARASKPEQLDFIGNQTGGRVFLFLNTDDFWRDYNRMVADGIHFVREPKEQDYGTVAVFEDLYGNLWDLLQLNPDHSIARRIAR; from the coding sequence GTGAAACAGAGTATTGTCCATATCGCCCTCGTCGTAAAAGACTACGACGAGGCGATAGAATTTTACGTCAACAAGCTGAAATTTGAATTAATCGAAGACACCTACCAGCCTGAGCAGGACAAGCGGTGGGTGGTGGTATCGCCGCCGAATTCTAATGGTGTGACTTTGCTTCTTGCCCGAGCATCTAAGCCAGAGCAACTCGACTTCATTGGTAATCAAACAGGAGGCCGGGTATTTCTGTTTCTGAACACAGATGACTTCTGGCGTGACTACAACCGTATGGTGGCTGATGGCATTCACTTTGTCCGTGAGCCGAAAGAACAAGATTACGGCACGGTGGCTGTTTTTGAAGATCTGTACGGAAATTTATGGGATCTGCTACAGCTCAATCCAGACCATTCTATAGCTAGACGTATTGCTCGCTAG
- a CDS encoding DEAD/DEAH box helicase, producing the protein MPFSKLGLSESLTKAVSELGYSKPTTIQNKAIPVILQGKNLIAAAQTGTGKTAGFVLPILEKLSHGKTQRKKRIRALILVPTRELAIQVEEKITLYSKHLGLTSLAMYGGVDEKEQKQRLIDGVDVLVATPGRLLDMYGKRAVHFEEVEMLVLDEADRMLDMGFIDDINKIIDRLPEELQFLLFSATLSNKVRDLAKSVVENPHEISIAANQASKANIEQWLITVDKDQKSALLSHLIKENNWDQALIFIETKHGAAKLVSQLEKRDIAAEAFHSGRSQKVREQLLEDFKAGKIKYLVATGVGARGIDIEELSRVVNYDLPFPADEYVHRIGRTGRADASGEAISFVSKDNFKNLCMIESRLGHLIERRVVEGFEPRKPVPISILNYVPKSKRQKKD; encoded by the coding sequence ATGCCATTCTCTAAACTTGGGCTCAGCGAGTCATTGACCAAAGCGGTTAGCGAACTCGGATACAGCAAGCCAACAACGATCCAGAACAAGGCTATTCCTGTCATTTTGCAGGGCAAGAACCTGATTGCCGCAGCGCAAACGGGTACAGGTAAAACCGCGGGCTTTGTATTGCCAATCCTGGAAAAACTCAGCCATGGTAAAACACAACGTAAGAAGCGTATTCGTGCGTTGATCCTTGTTCCTACCCGTGAGCTTGCGATTCAAGTTGAAGAGAAGATCACACTATACAGCAAGCACCTTGGCCTGACTTCGCTGGCTATGTATGGCGGTGTGGATGAGAAAGAGCAGAAGCAGCGTTTGATTGACGGTGTCGATGTATTGGTCGCTACGCCGGGTCGTCTGCTCGATATGTACGGCAAGCGCGCTGTTCACTTTGAAGAAGTGGAAATGCTGGTCCTCGATGAAGCTGACCGCATGCTGGATATGGGTTTTATCGATGATATCAACAAGATCATCGACCGTCTGCCTGAAGAGCTGCAGTTCCTGCTGTTCTCGGCGACGCTGTCTAACAAAGTCCGTGATTTGGCCAAATCCGTGGTCGAAAACCCGCATGAGATCAGCATCGCTGCCAACCAAGCGTCAAAAGCAAATATCGAGCAGTGGCTGATCACGGTTGATAAAGATCAGAAGTCGGCACTGCTGAGCCATTTGATCAAAGAAAATAACTGGGATCAGGCGTTGATTTTCATCGAAACCAAGCATGGTGCTGCCAAGCTGGTATCGCAGTTGGAAAAACGGGACATTGCTGCAGAAGCGTTCCACAGTGGCCGTAGCCAAAAGGTGCGTGAGCAGCTGCTGGAAGACTTCAAAGCCGGCAAGATCAAATATCTTGTTGCGACTGGCGTTGGTGCCCGTGGTATTGATATCGAAGAGCTCTCTCGGGTGGTTAACTACGATTTGCCATTCCCTGCTGATGAATATGTTCACCGAATTGGCCGTACAGGCCGTGCAGATGCATCGGGTGAGGCAATCTCGTTTGTATCGAAAGACAATTTCAAGAACCTTTGTATGATCGAGAGTCGTCTGGGGCACTTGATTGAGCGCCGTGTGGTAGAAGGTTTCGAGCCTAGAAAGCCGGTGCCGATTTCAATTTTGAATTACGTACCAAAAAGCAAACGTCAAAAGAAAGACTGA
- a CDS encoding 3'-5' exonuclease yields the protein MNFNRIVCFDLEMCCWNDGRESRTGEIIEIGVAELDLTSGEVVRRAQHFVKPDHDEVSPFCTELTGIKPEVVAKNGKPLGHILKSIEQKFGGRHKIYAAWGRDDIILRKECEEKGLKVPFDEYLNLATLFRLQRHVTKKRCGQRAAMEMAGIEWEGRQHSGYDDAYNLARLAKTLFIND from the coding sequence ATGAATTTTAACCGTATTGTTTGTTTTGACCTCGAAATGTGCTGTTGGAATGATGGCCGCGAGTCAAGAACAGGTGAGATCATTGAAATTGGCGTTGCAGAGCTCGATCTCACCAGCGGTGAGGTTGTACGCAGAGCCCAGCACTTTGTCAAACCGGATCATGATGAAGTGTCGCCGTTCTGCACAGAGCTTACGGGGATAAAACCTGAAGTGGTGGCCAAGAACGGTAAGCCGCTTGGGCATATTTTGAAATCCATTGAACAGAAGTTCGGTGGTCGGCATAAAATCTATGCGGCCTGGGGACGTGATGACATTATCCTTCGTAAGGAGTGCGAAGAAAAGGGCCTGAAGGTTCCATTTGATGAGTATCTCAACCTAGCAACCTTGTTCCGGTTGCAGCGCCATGTGACCAAGAAGCGATGTGGCCAGCGAGCTGCGATGGAAATGGCTGGTATCGAATGGGAAGGGCGGCAGCACTCTGGCTACGATGATGCCTACAATTTAGCGCGGTTAGCCAAAACACTTTTCATTAATGATTAA
- a CDS encoding MmcQ/YjbR family DNA-binding protein: MNKEQIIEFILTLPEAELDYPFGTDVMVFKVLGKMFTLIIVNDGIVDINLKGAPADNEALASMFTAIRPGYHMNKKHWITVSVTEEIEDGMLKGLIDRSYDLVVAKLKKADRERLAIHR, encoded by the coding sequence ATGAACAAAGAACAGATCATTGAATTTATTTTGACTCTTCCCGAAGCCGAATTGGATTATCCCTTTGGTACCGATGTCATGGTGTTCAAGGTGCTGGGCAAGATGTTTACGCTTATCATTGTCAATGATGGTATTGTCGATATTAACCTCAAAGGGGCTCCGGCGGACAATGAAGCGCTAGCGTCCATGTTCACGGCTATACGCCCTGGCTACCACATGAACAAAAAGCACTGGATAACGGTATCTGTAACTGAGGAGATTGAAGATGGCATGCTGAAGGGCCTGATCGATCGCTCCTACGACTTGGTGGTAGCTAAGTTGAAAAAAGCCGACAGGGAACGGCTTGCGATTCATAGGTAA
- a CDS encoding ACT domain-containing protein — translation MTGICDLQELLKSMAPELTEGEYVFCSVDGELETYLALSPIATFQESEGLTLVVSKQNADRACLAYESTYRMLTLTVHSSLDAVGLTAAVSSKLAEQEISANVIAAYYHDHVFVPSAKAEHALRALKSLS, via the coding sequence ATGACGGGTATTTGCGATCTGCAAGAGCTGCTGAAATCTATGGCCCCTGAACTGACAGAAGGGGAGTATGTATTTTGTAGTGTTGACGGTGAGTTAGAAACATATCTCGCATTGTCGCCTATTGCGACCTTTCAAGAGTCGGAAGGACTAACGCTAGTCGTCAGCAAACAAAACGCTGATAGGGCCTGCTTGGCTTATGAGTCGACTTATAGAATGCTTACCCTCACTGTGCATTCCAGCCTAGATGCGGTGGGTTTAACGGCTGCAGTCTCCTCCAAGCTCGCAGAGCAGGAAATAAGTGCCAATGTTATAGCGGCGTATTACCATGACCACGTATTTGTACCGAGTGCCAAGGCCGAACATGCTTTGCGTGCTCTCAAATCACTTTCTTAA
- a CDS encoding GNAT family N-acetyltransferase, translating into MKLVSPSEEYRLAFDRFYDDFVNHDKENASYYEGGKKNFDRYIQSLIDESNGMNLPEGYVPCHHYWLVDSSQEILGVIRIRHNINTPFLSHEAGHIGYDIAPRFRGQGYGKAMLKLALPKACQLGIATALITADEDNIASRTVIERNGGQLDKIVQGKVFQYPIARYWVDCCC; encoded by the coding sequence ATGAAATTAGTTTCTCCGAGTGAGGAGTATCGATTGGCTTTCGATCGGTTTTACGATGATTTTGTTAATCATGATAAGGAAAACGCCTCGTATTATGAGGGCGGAAAAAAGAATTTTGATCGATATATTCAATCGTTAATTGATGAGTCCAACGGCATGAATTTACCTGAAGGGTATGTGCCTTGTCACCATTATTGGCTTGTAGACTCGAGTCAAGAAATATTGGGGGTGATCCGGATTCGTCACAATATCAATACGCCTTTTTTATCCCATGAAGCAGGGCACATCGGTTATGATATTGCTCCTCGTTTTCGAGGCCAAGGTTACGGAAAAGCCATGTTGAAGCTGGCTCTGCCGAAAGCCTGCCAATTAGGTATCGCAACAGCCCTCATCACTGCTGACGAAGACAATATCGCCTCACGCACTGTCATTGAACGCAATGGTGGGCAATTAGATAAAATAGTGCAGGGTAAGGTATTTCAGTATCCCATCGCTCGATACTGGGTTGACTGCTGTTGTTAA